One Erythrobacter aureus DNA segment encodes these proteins:
- a CDS encoding EI24 domain-containing protein, translating to MMSLPAALALSIRQLGDPAILKVLFKTALATLAIFAAGGAGLYVLVERAIDSVTSADTFGMGALVAAAGMILAGWFLFRVVALFVLQFFAEDVVRAVEAKHYPQAAHTVRDIPLSEEVGNAFRSLARTVLANAAALPVAGLLLVTGVGAAAVFWAVNAYLIGRELRDMVWLRHRVDAAEIAPMGSAKRFLLGGVVVALLAIPFVNLLAPIIGAASATHLVHRAREKGIDA from the coding sequence ATGATGTCGCTGCCTGCCGCTCTCGCCCTGTCGATCCGCCAGTTGGGCGACCCGGCGATCCTGAAGGTTCTGTTCAAGACCGCGCTGGCGACCCTGGCCATCTTCGCCGCAGGGGGGGCGGGGCTCTATGTGCTGGTCGAGCGCGCGATCGACAGCGTGACGAGCGCCGATACCTTCGGCATGGGTGCGCTGGTCGCAGCAGCGGGTATGATCCTGGCAGGCTGGTTCCTGTTCCGTGTCGTGGCGCTGTTCGTGCTCCAGTTTTTCGCCGAGGACGTCGTGCGGGCGGTCGAAGCGAAGCACTATCCTCAAGCTGCGCATACGGTTCGCGACATTCCCCTGAGCGAGGAAGTCGGCAATGCGTTTCGATCGCTCGCGCGCACGGTCCTTGCCAATGCAGCCGCTCTGCCAGTCGCGGGCCTGCTGCTGGTCACGGGTGTCGGTGCGGCGGCCGTGTTCTGGGCCGTCAATGCCTATCTGATCGGGCGAGAGCTGCGCGACATGGTCTGGCTGCGCCACCGCGTCGATGCAGCCGAGATCGCGCCGATGGGCAGTGCCAAGCGGTTTTTGCTCGGCGGCGTGGTGGTCGCCTTGCTCGCGATACCTTTCGTCAACCTCCTCGCCCCGATAATAGGTGCGGCCAGTGCGACCCATCTGGTCCACCGCGCCCGCGAGAAAGGCATCGATGCGTAA
- a CDS encoding adenosine kinase codes for MTEPRYDVIAIGNAIVDVMAPCTDELIDELELNKGGMTLVDEEGARRLYEAMGPAREISGGSAANTLAGMSALGAQCAFVGQVAADQLGDVFSHDIRAVGIDFDTPAREGQPSTARCLIFVTPDGERTMNTFLGASQFLPPAALDDELIASAGILYLEGYLWDPEEPRSAMRRAIEVARKAGRKVAFTASESFVIDRHGDDFRALIEEGQIDILFVNEHELATLTGTDDFEAGLAMVKDQIPVLVATRSAKGAVGIANGQRAEVAAEPIEKVVDTTGAGDLFAAGFLTGHARGESLETCLRMGAICAAEIISHYGARSEADLKALVAEKLG; via the coding sequence ATGACCGAACCCCGCTACGACGTTATTGCGATCGGCAATGCCATTGTCGACGTGATGGCCCCCTGCACCGACGAGCTGATCGACGAACTCGAACTGAACAAGGGCGGCATGACCCTGGTCGACGAGGAGGGTGCGCGGCGGCTCTACGAGGCAATGGGACCGGCGAGGGAAATTTCGGGCGGCTCCGCTGCCAACACGCTGGCGGGCATGTCGGCACTCGGCGCGCAATGCGCTTTCGTCGGACAGGTTGCAGCCGACCAGCTGGGCGACGTCTTCAGCCACGACATCCGCGCGGTCGGCATCGATTTCGACACGCCTGCCCGCGAAGGCCAGCCCTCGACCGCGCGTTGCCTCATCTTCGTGACGCCCGATGGCGAGCGTACGATGAACACCTTCCTCGGCGCGAGCCAGTTCCTGCCGCCCGCCGCGCTCGACGACGAGCTGATCGCCAGCGCGGGCATCCTCTATCTGGAAGGCTATCTGTGGGACCCCGAAGAGCCGCGCAGCGCCATGCGCCGGGCGATCGAGGTGGCGCGCAAGGCGGGGCGCAAGGTCGCCTTTACCGCTTCGGAAAGCTTCGTGATCGACCGCCACGGCGACGATTTCCGCGCGCTGATCGAAGAGGGACAGATCGACATCCTCTTCGTCAATGAGCACGAACTCGCCACGCTGACCGGGACCGACGATTTCGAAGCGGGCCTCGCCATGGTGAAGGACCAGATCCCCGTCCTCGTCGCCACCCGCAGCGCCAAGGGCGCGGTCGGCATCGCCAATGGCCAGCGCGCCGAAGTCGCTGCCGAGCCGATCGAGAAGGTGGTCGACACCACAGGCGCGGGCGACCTTTTCGCCGCCGGTTTTCTCACGGGCCACGCCCGCGGAGAAAGCCTCGAGACCTGCCTGCGCATGGGCGCCATCTGCGCCGCCGAAATCATCTCGCACTACGGCGCGCGGAGCGAAGCGGATTTGAAGGCGCTGGTGGCTGAGAAGTTGGGGTGA
- the purD gene encoding phosphoribosylamine--glycine ligase encodes MNILLLGSGGREHALAWKLAQSPLCDKLWAAPGNPGIAQDAECVALDATDHDAVIAFAREKEIGLVVIGPEAPLVDGLADSLRAAGIDAFGPSKQAAQLEGSKGFTKELCKRANIPTARYERCTSLEAAWGALKKFDPPFVLKADGLAAGKGVVIADTREEAQNALNEMFDGKFGSAGSEVVIEQFLTGEEASFFALTDGTAILPIGTAQDHKRVGEGDTGPNTGGMGAYSPAPVLSEALQAQVMREIVEPTVQTLREEGMPYSGVLYAGLMLTKDGPQLIEYNARFGDPECQVLMMRLESDLVDLMQACARGTLGEVAAPVLSDDFALTVVMAAEGYPGTPKKGGPIDLGEAEAGGAKVFHAGTKLEGDTLTSSGGRVLNVTARGASATEAQANAYAAVDAIDFADGFCRRDIGQREVRRERG; translated from the coding sequence ATGAATATCCTTTTGCTTGGCTCGGGCGGTCGCGAGCATGCATTGGCGTGGAAACTGGCGCAATCGCCGCTGTGCGACAAGCTGTGGGCGGCACCGGGTAATCCCGGCATCGCCCAGGACGCGGAATGCGTCGCGCTCGACGCGACCGATCATGACGCCGTGATCGCATTCGCGCGCGAGAAGGAGATCGGCCTCGTCGTGATCGGGCCAGAGGCGCCGCTGGTCGACGGATTGGCCGATTCGCTGCGCGCGGCAGGCATCGACGCGTTCGGCCCTTCGAAACAGGCTGCACAGCTCGAAGGCAGCAAGGGTTTCACCAAGGAGCTGTGCAAGCGCGCGAACATACCCACCGCGCGCTACGAACGCTGCACCTCGCTGGAGGCGGCCTGGGGGGCGCTCAAGAAATTCGATCCGCCTTTCGTGCTCAAGGCCGACGGGCTGGCTGCGGGCAAGGGCGTGGTCATCGCCGACACACGCGAGGAAGCGCAGAATGCGCTGAACGAGATGTTCGACGGCAAGTTCGGCAGCGCGGGCAGCGAGGTGGTGATCGAACAGTTCCTGACCGGCGAGGAGGCGAGCTTCTTCGCGCTCACCGACGGCACTGCGATTCTCCCCATCGGCACCGCGCAGGATCACAAGCGCGTGGGCGAGGGCGATACCGGCCCCAATACCGGCGGGATGGGCGCCTATTCCCCCGCCCCGGTGCTGAGCGAGGCGCTGCAGGCACAGGTGATGCGCGAGATCGTCGAGCCGACTGTGCAGACGCTGCGCGAGGAAGGCATGCCCTATTCGGGCGTTCTTTATGCCGGGCTGATGCTGACGAAGGACGGCCCGCAGCTCATCGAATACAATGCCCGCTTCGGCGACCCCGAGTGCCAGGTGCTGATGATGCGGCTCGAAAGCGATCTCGTCGACCTGATGCAGGCCTGCGCGCGCGGCACGCTGGGCGAGGTGGCTGCGCCGGTCTTGTCGGACGATTTCGCGCTGACCGTGGTGATGGCAGCCGAGGGCTATCCCGGCACGCCGAAAAAGGGCGGCCCGATCGACCTGGGCGAGGCGGAAGCGGGTGGGGCGAAGGTCTTCCACGCCGGCACGAAACTGGAGGGCGACACGCTGACAAGCAGCGGCGGCCGTGTCCTCAATGTCACCGCGCGCGGAGCGAGCGCCACCGAGGCGCAGGCCAATGCCTATGCCGCCGTCGACGCCATCGACTTCGCCGACGGTTTTTGCCGCAGGGACATTGGGCAAAGAGAGGTGAGAAGGGAAAGAGGATGA
- the xseA gene encoding exodeoxyribonuclease VII large subunit, with protein MPTDFPSDAEDASLVAKARAGDNAEPLTVSEISQALKRTVEDRFGFVRLRGELSGVKRAASGHMYCALKDEKAVLDGVMWRGNTGRLPFNPEDGLEVVASGKLTTYPGRSKYQIVIERMELAGEGALLALLEKTRARLQAEGLFAQERKQPLPFLPRTIGVVTSPTGAVIRDILHRLADRFPSRVIVWPVLVQGQGAAEQVAGAVRGFSAIPEGHPDRPDLVIVARGGGSIEDLWSFNEEVVVRAIADCPIPTISAVGHETDTTLADYAADRRAPTPTAAAEIAVPVRAELAATLADFAARKKRAILRPVQLGRERLQARTDRLPKREALLEPHAQRLDDLAERLRRGLRDRAAQGREQLSNLRLAPAALHRNLREAQRALAGQKLAPALVERPLAERRQRLAALARLAEQLHPDRPLQRGYVRVTGPDGRTITDKAAAAKETALTLKFRDGELDVATADAASPATPRRKPRQTRTAPKQDDLFG; from the coding sequence ATGCCCACCGATTTCCCGTCAGATGCAGAAGATGCAAGCTTGGTAGCGAAGGCGCGCGCGGGCGACAACGCCGAGCCGCTTACAGTCAGCGAAATATCGCAAGCGCTGAAGCGCACGGTGGAGGATCGCTTCGGCTTCGTGCGGCTGCGTGGTGAACTGTCGGGCGTGAAGCGCGCGGCGAGCGGGCATATGTATTGCGCGCTCAAGGATGAGAAGGCGGTGCTCGACGGGGTGATGTGGCGGGGCAATACCGGTCGCCTGCCGTTCAATCCCGAAGACGGGCTGGAGGTGGTCGCCAGTGGCAAGCTGACCACCTATCCGGGCCGTTCGAAATACCAGATCGTCATCGAACGGATGGAGCTGGCAGGCGAAGGCGCGTTGCTGGCGCTGCTCGAGAAGACCCGCGCCCGGTTGCAGGCCGAAGGATTGTTCGCGCAGGAGCGCAAACAGCCGCTGCCCTTCCTGCCGCGCACCATCGGCGTGGTCACGTCGCCCACCGGGGCGGTCATTCGCGACATTCTCCACCGGCTGGCGGATCGCTTCCCCAGCCGGGTGATCGTGTGGCCGGTGCTGGTGCAGGGGCAGGGCGCGGCGGAGCAGGTTGCCGGTGCGGTGCGCGGCTTCTCGGCCATTCCCGAAGGCCACCCCGATCGGCCGGATCTCGTCATCGTTGCGCGCGGCGGTGGCTCGATCGAGGATCTGTGGAGCTTCAACGAGGAAGTGGTCGTCCGCGCGATTGCCGACTGCCCGATACCCACGATCAGCGCGGTCGGGCACGAGACCGACACCACTCTCGCCGACTATGCCGCCGACCGCCGTGCGCCGACCCCCACCGCCGCCGCCGAAATCGCCGTTCCCGTGCGCGCCGAACTTGCCGCGACTCTGGCCGATTTCGCAGCGCGCAAGAAACGCGCAATCCTGCGCCCTGTGCAATTGGGCCGCGAGCGGTTGCAGGCGCGCACCGACCGGCTGCCGAAGCGGGAAGCGTTGCTCGAACCGCATGCGCAGCGGCTGGACGACCTTGCCGAACGCCTGCGCCGGGGCCTGCGCGATCGGGCGGCGCAGGGGCGCGAGCAGCTCTCCAACCTGCGCCTTGCTCCGGCCGCGCTCCACCGCAATCTGCGCGAGGCGCAGCGCGCGCTGGCGGGGCAAAAGCTTGCGCCCGCGCTGGTCGAACGGCCCCTTGCCGAGCGGCGCCAACGGTTGGCCGCTCTGGCGCGGCTCGCCGAACAGCTCCACCCCGACCGCCCGCTTCAGCGTGGCTATGTCCGGGTCACCGGACCCGACGGACGCACCATCACCGACAAGGCCGCTGCGGCCAAGGAAACCGCCCTCACCCTCAAGTTCCGCGACGGCGAGCTCGATGTCGCGACCGCAGACGCTGCATCTCCTGCAACCCCCCGCCGCAAACCGCGCCAGACCCGAACCGCACCGAAACAAGACGATTTGTTCGGTTAA
- a CDS encoding DUF2093 domain-containing protein — protein MLMNKNSGPSNGEAKLQYGPSGFRVLRAGNHVFCAMSGVPIPLDELRYWSVEHQEAYASAQLATERMAP, from the coding sequence ATGTTGATGAACAAGAATTCCGGCCCGTCCAATGGCGAAGCCAAGCTGCAATATGGCCCTTCCGGCTTCCGCGTCCTGCGCGCGGGCAATCACGTCTTCTGTGCGATGAGCGGTGTGCCGATTCCGCTCGACGAGCTGCGTTACTGGTCGGTCGAACACCAGGAAGCCTATGCCAGCGCGCAGCTCGCCACCGAGCGAATGGCGCCGTGA
- a CDS encoding M23 family metallopeptidase has translation MSFTRVAPLLFLTTACIPAPEAEQAPPPPRTEVVQPVRASPAPTPTSTPVPSPPRPAVFTFAGELEQGGWIRGTVPNGTAKAMLGEEELAFDGEGRFFAAFDRDSPKTMRLIARLTDGRTIDSPLTVAPRAWDIEHVNVARRPRGSNAAFMRRRQPELDAIWNARLAETGARGWQQDFIWPVSGRISGRFGAQRIYRGEPGSYHSGIDISTGTSGTPYVAPADGVVVLAEDDFSLEGKLLIIDHGQGLNSAFLHSSRLYVGKGDRVTQGQHIGDIGSSGRATGPHLHWSLKWRNARLDPLLFTGPMR, from the coding sequence GTGAGTTTCACCCGGGTCGCACCGCTTCTCTTCCTGACTACAGCCTGCATTCCCGCCCCCGAGGCGGAGCAGGCACCCCCGCCGCCGCGCACGGAAGTGGTACAGCCGGTTCGCGCGTCCCCCGCACCTACTCCCACGTCGACTCCGGTGCCGTCCCCGCCGCGCCCCGCAGTGTTCACTTTCGCGGGCGAGCTGGAACAGGGCGGCTGGATACGCGGAACAGTGCCGAACGGGACGGCCAAGGCGATGCTGGGCGAGGAAGAGCTCGCTTTCGATGGCGAGGGGCGGTTCTTCGCCGCCTTCGACCGCGATTCGCCGAAAACGATGCGGCTGATCGCGCGGCTGACCGATGGGCGGACGATAGACAGCCCGCTGACCGTGGCTCCGCGCGCCTGGGATATCGAGCACGTCAACGTCGCGCGCAGGCCGCGGGGGTCGAACGCGGCTTTCATGCGCCGTCGCCAGCCCGAACTCGATGCCATCTGGAATGCGCGGCTGGCGGAAACCGGCGCGCGGGGCTGGCAGCAGGATTTCATCTGGCCGGTATCGGGACGTATCTCGGGCCGCTTCGGTGCGCAGCGCATCTATCGCGGCGAGCCGGGCAGCTACCATTCGGGAATCGACATCAGCACCGGCACCAGCGGAACGCCCTATGTCGCGCCCGCCGACGGTGTGGTCGTGCTGGCGGAAGACGATTTCAGCTTGGAGGGCAAGTTGCTGATTATCGATCACGGGCAGGGGCTCAACAGCGCCTTCCTGCACTCTTCGCGGCTCTATGTGGGCAAGGGCGACAGGGTGACGCAGGGCCAGCACATCGGCGATATCGGCTCATCCGGCCGGGCGACGGGTCCGCATCTGCACTGGAGCCTCAAATGGCGCAATGCCCGGCTCGACCCGCTGCTGTTCACCGGTCCGATGCGCTGA
- a CDS encoding esterase-like activity of phytase family protein, with translation MRRTRLLSIILLTAALAPGLWWRAPEPPRDFQRSVTIRPLAITPERRGPFTLSAAWELTGDRLEFGGFSALVARDDRRFLAGSDTGRRLQFERPDRSAQPGVLARFADEEASAKVGRDLESLAVDPASGTVWGGYEYRKSIVRFDARFNPDAEVRPAGMRDWEDNAGAETLVRLADGRFLVVEERARRGRGRHHALVFATDPVKDRDPARAIVGIPAGYRPVDGTPIDGGQALVLLRRVVWGIPPGFESAIAHVNIDRRNPDGSIAARLVTEFGDAIPQENYEGLALTRDHDGTHLWLISDDNFMSTQRTLLLKLRWDQREKARE, from the coding sequence ATGCGCCGCACGCGTTTGCTCTCCATCATCCTGCTCACGGCGGCGCTTGCGCCGGGCCTCTGGTGGCGCGCGCCCGAACCCCCGCGCGATTTCCAACGGTCGGTGACGATCCGGCCATTGGCGATAACGCCGGAGCGGCGCGGCCCCTTTACGCTCTCCGCCGCATGGGAATTGACCGGCGACCGGCTGGAATTCGGCGGATTTTCCGCGCTGGTCGCACGGGACGATAGGCGTTTTCTGGCCGGGTCGGATACGGGGCGAAGATTGCAATTCGAGCGGCCCGACCGCAGCGCGCAGCCAGGCGTGCTCGCCCGATTCGCCGATGAGGAAGCGAGCGCCAAAGTGGGGCGCGATCTGGAATCCCTGGCGGTCGACCCGGCCAGCGGCACGGTGTGGGGCGGTTACGAATATCGCAAATCGATTGTCCGCTTCGACGCGCGCTTCAATCCCGACGCCGAGGTTCGACCGGCCGGGATGCGCGATTGGGAAGACAATGCCGGAGCCGAAACGCTGGTCCGTTTGGCGGACGGCCGTTTTCTCGTGGTGGAGGAACGCGCGCGCCGCGGGCGGGGGCGGCATCATGCCCTTGTCTTCGCCACCGACCCCGTGAAGGATCGGGACCCCGCAAGAGCGATCGTGGGCATTCCGGCGGGCTACCGTCCTGTCGACGGCACGCCGATCGACGGCGGGCAGGCGCTCGTGCTTCTGCGCCGCGTCGTCTGGGGCATCCCGCCCGGCTTCGAATCGGCGATCGCTCACGTGAATATCGATCGGCGGAACCCCGATGGCAGTATCGCCGCGCGTCTGGTGACCGAATTCGGCGATGCAATCCCGCAGGAAAATTACGAGGGGCTGGCGCTGACCCGTGACCACGACGGGACGCATCTGTGGTTGATCTCGGACGACAATTTCATGTCGACCCAGCGCACCCTGCTGCTCAAACTACGCTGGGACCAACGCGAAAAGGCGCGCGAGTAA
- the rpmB gene encoding 50S ribosomal protein L28 encodes MSRICELTGKGRQVGNNVSHANNKTKRVFLPNLQNVTLMSEKLDRSFKFRVSTQGLRSVEHNGGLDNWLLKTGDDKLSANALKVKRELKKANAASA; translated from the coding sequence ATGTCGCGCATTTGCGAACTCACCGGCAAGGGCCGCCAGGTCGGCAACAATGTGAGCCACGCCAACAACAAGACCAAGCGGGTCTTCCTGCCGAACCTCCAGAACGTCACGCTGATGAGCGAAAAGCTCGATCGCAGCTTCAAGTTTCGCGTATCGACGCAGGGCCTGCGCAGCGTCGAGCACAATGGCGGTCTCGACAACTGGCTGCTCAAGACCGGCGACGACAAGCTGTCGGCCAATGCGCTCAAGGTGAAGCGCGAGCTGAAGAAGGCGAACGCCGCTTCCGCTTGA
- a CDS encoding nucleoside deaminase — protein sequence MAAWTLPQPMKRALALAEKASALGEVPVGAVVTRGGEVIAEAHNAPRETHDPTAHAEILAIRRAARALGEERLTDCDLWVTLEPCAMCAGAIVHARIGKLYYAASDPKGGAVEHGARIFEPPQCLHRPEVYAGIGEARAAELLREFFRERR from the coding sequence ATGGCCGCCTGGACACTTCCGCAACCCATGAAGCGCGCTCTTGCGCTTGCAGAAAAGGCCTCCGCGCTGGGCGAGGTGCCGGTGGGCGCGGTGGTGACTCGCGGCGGCGAGGTGATAGCGGAGGCGCACAACGCCCCGCGCGAAACGCACGATCCAACCGCCCACGCCGAAATCCTCGCGATTCGCCGCGCGGCGCGCGCGCTGGGCGAGGAACGCCTCACAGATTGCGACTTGTGGGTCACGCTCGAGCCCTGCGCCATGTGCGCGGGAGCGATCGTCCATGCGCGCATCGGCAAGCTCTATTATGCGGCGAGCGATCCCAAGGGCGGCGCGGTCGAACACGGCGCGCGCATTTTCGAACCGCCCCAGTGCCTGCACCGGCCCGAGGTCTATGCCGGTATCGGCGAGGCGAGGGCGGCGGAATTGTTGCGCGAGTTTTTCAGGGAGCGGCGATGA
- a CDS encoding ribonuclease T2 family protein: MRRPSHGVALLLAAALLPSAPLAAQHYQCDLPTSLRLPQVTPDAPPRRLPITGYTLALSWSPEFCKPRKGQRRHARQCSGREGMFGLVVHGLWPQSGRSWPQWCPAPRAPLPREVAANMCISPSAALLARQWAKHGACMTKRPATYFKVTRILWRGLRIPDFDRVSREDGLTAGTIRTRFTDANPDWPREAVGVKLNARGWLEELRLCYDKRFMPATCDRARFGARNEAAAKIWRGL, encoded by the coding sequence ATGCGGCGCCCTAGCCATGGCGTCGCCCTGCTGCTCGCCGCGGCGCTGCTTCCCTCCGCACCGCTTGCCGCGCAGCATTACCAGTGCGATTTGCCAACCAGCCTGCGCCTGCCGCAAGTAACTCCCGATGCACCGCCGCGCCGCCTGCCGATCACCGGCTACACGCTGGCGTTGAGCTGGAGCCCGGAATTCTGCAAGCCGCGCAAGGGCCAGCGCCGCCATGCGCGCCAATGCAGTGGACGCGAGGGGATGTTCGGCCTGGTCGTCCATGGGCTCTGGCCGCAAAGCGGGCGGAGCTGGCCGCAATGGTGCCCTGCCCCCCGCGCCCCCTTGCCGCGCGAGGTGGCGGCAAACATGTGTATCTCGCCTTCCGCCGCGCTCCTTGCGCGCCAATGGGCCAAGCATGGCGCCTGCATGACAAAGCGCCCTGCAACCTATTTCAAAGTCACCCGCATATTGTGGCGGGGCCTGCGCATCCCCGACTTCGATCGCGTGAGCCGCGAGGACGGCCTCACCGCAGGCACCATCCGCACCCGCTTCACCGATGCCAATCCCGACTGGCCGCGCGAAGCAGTCGGCGTGAAGCTCAACGCGCGGGGATGGCTCGAAGAACTGCGCCTGTGCTACGACAAACGCTTCATGCCCGCGACCTGCGACCGGGCGCGCTTTGGAGCGCGGAACGAGGCGGCGGCGAAGATATGGCGGGGGTTGTAG
- the nadC gene encoding carboxylating nicotinate-nucleotide diphosphorylase, producing MAFQLSGFDLSAFVRDTLDEDLGEGLAGGGRDVTSESVIPAEARFAGVMDTRDAIHVAGLPVAAAFFRALDPDMSVDLLVEEGASVPAGTDLMRLEGNARAMLTAERSALNTVQHLSGIATMVAEYVRAMDNPGCTLLDTRKTIPGLRMLEKYAVRMGGGSNHRMGLWDAAMIKDNHVLVAGSVGEAVRRAVEAGVKDIICEVDRIDQIEPALQAGATRLLLDNMEPPILREAVALVAGRVPTEASGGINLDTIRAKAATGVDYVSVGRLTQSAPAADIGLDFTPL from the coding sequence ATGGCTTTCCAACTCTCCGGTTTCGACCTTTCCGCTTTCGTCCGCGACACTCTGGACGAGGATCTCGGCGAGGGTCTGGCGGGCGGCGGGCGCGACGTCACCAGCGAAAGCGTGATTCCCGCCGAGGCGCGCTTTGCGGGCGTGATGGATACGCGCGACGCAATCCATGTGGCCGGCCTTCCGGTCGCGGCAGCTTTCTTTCGTGCGCTCGATCCGGACATGAGCGTCGATCTTCTGGTGGAAGAAGGCGCGAGCGTGCCGGCGGGCACCGATCTCATGCGGCTCGAAGGCAATGCCCGCGCCATGCTGACCGCCGAACGCAGCGCGCTCAACACCGTCCAGCATCTCTCGGGTATTGCCACGATGGTCGCCGAATATGTTCGTGCGATGGATAATCCTGGCTGCACCCTGCTCGATACGCGCAAAACCATTCCGGGCCTGCGCATGCTTGAAAAATACGCCGTGCGCATGGGTGGCGGGTCGAACCACCGCATGGGCCTGTGGGATGCGGCGATGATCAAGGACAATCATGTCCTCGTCGCCGGTTCGGTCGGCGAAGCGGTGCGCCGCGCGGTCGAAGCCGGAGTGAAGGACATCATCTGCGAGGTCGACCGGATCGACCAGATCGAGCCCGCTTTGCAAGCCGGGGCGACCCGCCTCCTGCTCGACAATATGGAACCGCCGATCCTGCGCGAGGCCGTGGCGCTGGTCGCGGGCCGTGTGCCGACCGAGGCGAGCGGGGGTATCAATCTGGATACCATCCGGGCGAAAGCCGCCACCGGGGTCGATTACGTATCGGTCGGCCGCCTCACCCAAAGCGCTCCGGCTGCCGATATCGGTCTCGACTTTACCCCCTTGTGA
- a CDS encoding LytR/AlgR family response regulator transcription factor: MTIRTILVDDEKLAIQGLQLRLEPFEDVEIIETCQNGREAIRAIKTLKPDLVFLDIQMPGFDGFSVVQGVMEIDPPLFVFVTAFQEHAIRAFEANAVNYLMKPVDEDKLADTVERVRQRLAEKKSTEEAEKLKNVLSEVAPEAAEGFAGEEAEASSRYEKLINVKDRGQIFRVETDTIEHIEAAGDYMCIYTGDNSLILRETMKDLERRLDPRKFQRVHRSTIVNLDQVRQVKPHTNGECFLVLDSGAEVKVSRSYRDVVARFVH; the protein is encoded by the coding sequence ATGACTATTCGAACCATCCTCGTCGACGACGAGAAGCTTGCGATCCAGGGCCTCCAACTGCGCCTCGAACCCTTTGAAGACGTCGAAATCATCGAGACCTGCCAGAACGGTCGCGAAGCGATCCGCGCGATCAAGACGCTGAAGCCCGATCTCGTCTTCCTCGATATCCAGATGCCCGGTTTCGATGGCTTTTCGGTCGTCCAGGGCGTGATGGAGATCGATCCGCCGCTGTTCGTTTTCGTCACCGCCTTCCAGGAACACGCGATCCGGGCCTTCGAAGCCAATGCGGTCAATTACCTCATGAAACCGGTCGACGAGGACAAGCTCGCCGACACGGTCGAACGCGTGCGCCAGCGGCTTGCCGAAAAGAAATCGACCGAAGAGGCGGAGAAGCTCAAGAACGTTCTCTCAGAGGTCGCTCCCGAAGCTGCGGAAGGCTTCGCCGGTGAGGAAGCGGAGGCGTCGAGCAGGTATGAGAAGCTCATCAACGTCAAGGATCGCGGCCAGATCTTTCGTGTCGAAACCGACACGATCGAGCATATCGAGGCGGCCGGCGATTATATGTGCATTTATACCGGCGACAATTCGCTGATCCTTCGCGAGACGATGAAGGACCTCGAACGCCGTCTCGACCCGCGCAAGTTCCAGCGCGTCCACCGCAGCACGATCGTCAATCTCGACCAGGTGCGGCAGGTGAAACCGCACACCAATGGCGAATGCTTCCTGGTGCTCGACTCGGGCGCCGAGGTTAAGGTCAGCCGCAGCTACCGCGACGTGGTGGCGCGCTTCGTGCATTAG